The following are encoded in a window of Syngnathoides biaculeatus isolate LvHL_M chromosome 3, ASM1980259v1, whole genome shotgun sequence genomic DNA:
- the LOC133498257 gene encoding myocyte-specific enhancer factor 2A-like — protein sequence MGRKKIQIARILDERNRQVTFMKRKFGLMKKAYELSVLCDCEIALIVFNSSNKLFQYASTDMDKVLLKYTEYNEPHESRTNSDIVEALNKKEQRSCDSPDVGDGATYALTPNTEAKYKKINDDFDDMIRNHKMSSSVTQPNLVHVEGGGTSDGRMMIVASHHAHLHRNMPVMHRSTSNATTGEMQSSSDLILQNGSGPDVNGFVESSGKIRPPKSPTPARKSDLRVLIPASKGGMATLGEHHLTSPALSTPVVSISTPSVAHHNVLYSTINSGDNDYELSSAELSGFPSPTGPSLNSMTTWQQQQMTTSLGPGISTNHGTIKAEPPSPPPPRGYSAPPEVAARRDEHQTLRRPDLLPLAVACPEADDTCHTKVSNGQTRPTRRRPQDDPGQFN from the exons ATGGGTCGGAAGAAAATCCAGATCGCCCGCATCTTGGACGAGAGGAATCGGCAG GTGACATTCATGAAGAGAAAATTTGGGCTGATGAAGAAAGCTTATGAGCTGAGCGTGCTGTGCGACTGTGAGATCGCTCTGATTGTCTTCAACAGCTCCAACAAGCTGTTCCAGTACGCCAGCACCGACATGGACAAAGTGTTGCTCAAGTACACAGAGTACAACGAGCCCCACGAAAGCAGGaccaactctgacattgtggaG GCGCTGAACAAGAAGGAGCAACGAAGCTGTGACAGCCCGGATGTGGGCGATGGGGCCACGTATGCCCTGACCCCAAATACTGAAGCCAAATACAAGAAGATCAATGATGACTTTGATGACATGATCAGGAACCACAAGATG TCGTCAAGTGTAACACAGCCAAACTTGGTGCATGTGGAAGGAGGAGGAACCAGTGATGGGCGAATGATGATTGTAGCATCTCATCACGCTCACCTGCACAGGAACATGCCCGTGATGCACAGGTCTACCAGTAACGCCACCACAG GTGAAATGCAAAGCAGTTCCGATCTGATCCTACAGAATGGATCTGGACCAGATG TGAACGGCTTTGTGGAATCATCTGGAAAAATCCGCCCTCCCAAATCGCCGACGCCGGCACGCAAGTCTGATCTGCGAGTGCTTATCCCCGCATCCAAGGGTGGGATGGCCACTCTG GGTGAGCATCACCTGACAAGTCCAGCTTTGAGCACACCGGTGGTATCCATCAGCACTCCCAGCGTGGCCCACCACAACGTGCTGTACAGCACCATCAACTCTGGCGACAACG ATTACGAACTGAGCAGCGCTGAACTGTCAGGTTTCCCCTCTCCCACCGGACCATCTTTAAACTCCATGACcacatggcaacaacaacagaTGACCACCTCACTGGG GCCAGGCATCAGCACCAACCACGGCACTATCAAGGCTGAGCCTCCTTCCCCACCTCCTCCTAGGGGCTATTCGGCTCCCCCCGAGGTTGCCGCACGGCGGGACGAGCATCAGACACTACGTCGCCCGGACTTGCTGCCGCTGGCTGTCGCTTGCCCGGAGGCTGACGACA catgtcacacaaaggtttcaaatggtCAAACACGTCCTACCAGGAGGAGGCCCCAAGATGACCCAGGACAATTCAACTAG